CCGTGCGCGCCGCGATCATGCCGCTCGTCTCCGCGATCTATCCCATTCCGAAGATCGCGGTCTACCCGCTCATCATCTTCTACCTCGGGATCGGTGAGGCGTCGAAACTCAGCATCGTCGCGCTCAGCATCTTCTTCCTGGTGCTGCTCAACACGATGGCCGGCGTCCTCGGGCTCGACGAATCGTACGCCCGCGTCGCGCGCGCCTACGGCGCCCGCCGGTCCGCGCTCGTCACGACCGTGGCGCTTCCGGGCGCGCTCCCGTCGATCTTCACGGGGCTCAAGCTCGGAATGGGCTTCGCGCTGATCGTCATCGTCGGCGCCGAGCTGCTCGGGTCCGACGCCGGCATCGGGCATCTGATCTGGCGCGCGTATCAGATCTTCGCGATCGACGTGATGTTCGCAGGGCTGCTCGTCACCGCCGCGCTGGGGTGGATTGCCACGGCCGCGCTGGACTGGCTCGAGCGGCGCGTCATTCCGTGGCGGGCATGACGCGGGCCGCAGAGCCGCCCGCGGTGGAAGAACGGCCCGCGGGCGCAGCGGTGCGCCGCGGCGGACGGCCGGCCTTGTGGTGGCGCGCCGCGCGACCCTACTCGCTCACCGCATCCGTCACGCCGGTGCTACTCGGAACGGCCGCGGCGGCGCGCGACGGTCACTTCACGGCCCTCATCTTCCTCGCCGCGCTCGGCGGGGCGGCGGCGATCCAGGCCGGCACCAACATGACCAACGATTACTACGACTACGTGCGCGGGGTGGATACCGGCGAGTCGATCGGGCCGGGCGGCCTGATTCAGCACGGGCTGCTGTCGCCGCGCGCGGTGCTGGCCGGCGGCCTCGCGCTGTTCGCGGCCGGAAGCGCGTTCGGGCTGTGGCTCGCCGCCGTCGCCGGGTGGCCGGTACTGGCCGCGGGGGTCCTGAGCGTGCTGGCCGGGTACGCGTATACCGGCGGTCCCCTGCCGCTCGGCTACGTCGGTCTCGGAGACCTCGTGGTCTTCGTGTTCATGGGGCCCGTGATCGTCCTCGGGGCGTACTTCGTGCAGGCGCGCGGGCTCGGCCCGACCGCCTGGTGGCTGTCGCTTCCGATGGCCGCGCTCGTCACGGCCGTGCTCGTCGTGAACAACCTCCGCGACATCGACGGCGATCGCCGGAGCGGAAAGCGCACGATGGCCACGCTGATCGGCCCGCGCGCGACGCGCGCCGAATACACGCTGCTCGTCGTACTGACCTACGCGGCGGTCATCGCAGGCGTGGCCGTCGGGGCGTCGCCGCCGCTGTGTCTTGCCGCGCTCCTCACCGCGCCCGCGGCCGTGTCCCTGTGCCGCCGCCTCGCCCGGGACAGCGATCCGGTCGCGCTCAGCCTCGCCCTCCGCGGCACCGCACAACTGCACCAGCGCACCGGCGTCCTGCTCGCCGCAGCCCTCCTGCTTTCCCGCCGGCCCTGACCTTCGTTCTGTCCGCTCAGGAGGCCGTAGTCGCGGCCTGATCCGGCGGCACCGCCGCGGGTGCGCCGACCGGCAGCAGGTGCACGACGGCCAGCGCACGGTCGTCGCGCGGACCGGGACCTGCCCAGTCGGTCACCGCCCGCATCACGGTGTCGGCCACGTCTTCCGCGGTACCGTCCCGCGCCGCCGTGACGACCGCGGCCAGGTGCGGCTCGCCGAAGAGCTCGCCGTCCGACCGGCGCGCCTCGGTCACCCCGTCCGTGTAGAGGACGATGAGGTCGCCGGGGTCGACCGCGGTTTCGTGCGAGACGTACCGTGCGTCCGGCAGAATACCAAGCAGCAGACCTGTCACGTCGAGCAACCGGCCCTCCGGCTCGCCGGCCCGCAGCAGCACCGGCGGCACGTGCCCCGCGCTCGCGTACCGGAACGTCCCAGCCGCGGGCATCAGCACGCCGTAGAACAGGCTCACGAACAGCGACGAGGCCGAGTCCCGCACCAGTGCCGCGTTCAGCCGGGACAGCACGTCGGCGGGATCGCGGCCGTCCTGCGCGAGCGCCTCCAACAGATATCGGGTGCGCGCGGCGAGAGTTGCGGCGGGAATGCCCTTGCCCGCCACGTCGGCGATGCCGAGGCCGACGCGCCCGTCGTCGAGCGGCAGCACCGCGTAGAAGTCGCCGCCGACCTCACGGCTCGGTTGGTACCGCCCCGCCACCGCGAGCCCGGGCAGCCGGACGGTGGGCGCCGGCATCAGCGCCTGCTGAATGATCCGGCCGATCTCCTGCTGCCGTTCGTAGGCGCGGGCGTTGCTGACGGCCAGCGCGACACGGTCCGCAAATGTTTCGACGAGGCGGATCTCCGCCGGCCCGAACTCGCGCGGACTGCGCGCGAGGACCTGCATCACCCCGATCGTCGCGCCGCCGGCGCGGAGCGGCACGCTGAGCGCCGCCTGCACGCCGTGGTCGGCGAGGTCGGGATCGACGGCCCGCAACGAGGCTCGGTCGACAACCTGCACGGCGCGGTAGCCGCGCGCCGTGCGCCCGGCAAGCCCCTCTCCGGGGCTGAGACGCCGCACCGTTCCCGGGATGGCGTGAAATCCCTCGGGCACGGCGAGCTCGCCCGTCGTGTCGTCGACAAACCAGATCACGCCGCTGTCGCCGTCGAGCGCCGAGACGATGCGCTGCACGAGCGGCGGCAGCAGGTCGTCCACGCGAACCGTGGAGAGCGCGACGTCGCTCACGGCCTGCACGGCGCTCATCTCGCGGACGTACCGCTCCAACTGCGCGCTCATATCGTTGAAAGCGGCCGCCAGGTCTCCGAGCTCGTCGGTGCGCCGGACGGGCACGCGGTAGCCCACCTCCCCGTGCCCCACCCGTTCCGAGGCGCGCGCCAGCGCCTGAATCGGCCGGCTCAGCTCGCCGCCGAGCACCCACGCCAGCCCAAGCCCGACGATGACGTAGGCCGAGAGCCAGATCGCCTCGGTCGCCGTCTCGCGCCGGACCGGGTCGAAGGCGGACGATTCCGGCGCCAGGACAACGGCCGCCCACCCCAGCGACGAGATCGGCACCGCCGCGCCGATGTCGCGCCGGCCGGTCTGCGGATCCTTATAGGCGGTGATGTCGCCCACGCGGCCCTGCAACGCCGCGGCGACGGCC
This genomic interval from bacterium contains the following:
- a CDS encoding ABC transporter permease; amino-acid sequence: MIPRRADRALTLLSPIVFLAVWEALSRAGVLDARYVPPPSVVLGTLAAMTRSGELPYNVAVSVQRIVIGFLLGAAPAVALGLSMGLSRSVRAAIMPLVSAIYPIPKIAVYPLIIFYLGIGEASKLSIVALSIFFLVLLNTMAGVLGLDESYARVARAYGARRSALVTTVALPGALPSIFTGLKLGMGFALIVIVGAELLGSDAGIGHLIWRAYQIFAIDVMFAGLLVTAALGWIATAALDWLERRVIPWRA
- a CDS encoding 1,4-dihydroxy-2-naphthoate polyprenyltransferase, yielding MTRAAEPPAVEERPAGAAVRRGGRPALWWRAARPYSLTASVTPVLLGTAAAARDGHFTALIFLAALGGAAAIQAGTNMTNDYYDYVRGVDTGESIGPGGLIQHGLLSPRAVLAGGLALFAAGSAFGLWLAAVAGWPVLAAGVLSVLAGYAYTGGPLPLGYVGLGDLVVFVFMGPVIVLGAYFVQARGLGPTAWWLSLPMAALVTAVLVVNNLRDIDGDRRSGKRTMATLIGPRATRAEYTLLVVLTYAAVIAGVAVGASPPLCLAALLTAPAAVSLCRRLARDSDPVALSLALRGTAQLHQRTGVLLAAALLLSRRP
- a CDS encoding SpoIIE family protein phosphatase, producing MRRGSRIRGKIAAVILICMIPVLVLAIVLYAERTADLRNTVVRSQEDLARALAEQVTAFFSNAVHTERLAGAAVTAQPYPVSGIAQLFAGIRRAEPAFRRLTLADLSGRVEAGDPPPAPGTRLSGAAYEQVRDGAPWAVGQPQSVGGHPLVEVTTAIMSGDRRVALVDGVVDLTLLPASAPSATTPDADAVVLDRDGRIMFDLRAGARPADSLRAAPAVAAALQGRVGDITAYKDPQTGRRDIGAAVPISSLGWAAVVLAPESSAFDPVRRETATEAIWLSAYVIVGLGLAWVLGGELSRPIQALARASERVGHGEVGYRVPVRRTDELGDLAAAFNDMSAQLERYVREMSAVQAVSDVALSTVRVDDLLPPLVQRIVSALDGDSGVIWFVDDTTGELAVPEGFHAIPGTVRRLSPGEGLAGRTARGYRAVQVVDRASLRAVDPDLADHGVQAALSVPLRAGGATIGVMQVLARSPREFGPAEIRLVETFADRVALAVSNARAYERQQEIGRIIQQALMPAPTVRLPGLAVAGRYQPSREVGGDFYAVLPLDDGRVGLGIADVAGKGIPAATLAARTRYLLEALAQDGRDPADVLSRLNAALVRDSASSLFVSLFYGVLMPAAGTFRYASAGHVPPVLLRAGEPEGRLLDVTGLLLGILPDARYVSHETAVDPGDLIVLYTDGVTEARRSDGELFGEPHLAAVVTAARDGTAEDVADTVMRAVTDWAGPGPRDDRALAVVHLLPVGAPAAVPPDQAATTAS